Proteins encoded within one genomic window of Candidatus Methylomirabilis tolerans:
- a CDS encoding ribbon-helix-helix protein, CopG family has product MRPRVALSRKRWTKSTEVEPSRDYGAEIERPLDAEDVALSLLDAKVRAEEARADLSSTEPHAGLSVRLSRAMILQLQTEAAKRHITPSELIKRALMQYRPLRQAGRLSARQAGK; this is encoded by the coding sequence ATGAGACCAAGGGTTGCGCTATCTCGTAAGCGGTGGACGAAATCGACAGAGGTTGAACCTTCGAGGGATTACGGAGCGGAAATCGAGAGACCGCTCGATGCTGAAGATGTGGCCCTATCCTTGCTTGATGCAAAGGTGCGAGCAGAAGAGGCGCGGGCGGACCTCAGTTCCACAGAGCCGCACGCCGGCTTGAGCGTGCGTCTTTCTCGCGCTATGATCTTGCAACTGCAGACAGAAGCAGCCAAGCGCCACATCACCCCGTCAGAGCTGATCAAGCGAGCTCTTATGCAGTATCGGCCTCTGAGGCAGGCCGGGCGCCTGTCTGCTCGCCAGGCAGGTAAGTGA
- a CDS encoding GNAT family N-acetyltransferase: protein MLAGFPKQVTLRTGTSVTIRPIVKEDAERLHAFFCKIPREDRLFLRDDVSLREVIDSWMDDLDYGKVLPLVAEVDDAIVADATLHRRRFGWTSHVGKVRLVVDRDYRGKGLGTLMIEELINIAKRAGLEILVAEIMGGQTVALSILKRLGFEREAVFYNYVKDQTGEEHDLVVMMKNLQIEPAMVPF, encoded by the coding sequence ATGCTAGCCGGGTTTCCAAAGCAGGTCACACTTAGGACCGGAACGAGCGTTACGATTCGCCCGATAGTCAAAGAGGATGCGGAAAGGCTCCATGCTTTCTTCTGCAAGATACCGCGGGAGGATCGCCTTTTTCTGCGGGACGATGTCTCCCTTCGGGAGGTGATCGATTCGTGGATGGATGATCTTGATTACGGGAAGGTCCTGCCGCTTGTGGCTGAGGTGGACGACGCCATTGTGGCCGACGCCACCTTACATCGCCGAAGATTCGGCTGGACCAGCCACGTAGGAAAGGTACGTCTGGTCGTCGATAGAGACTATCGGGGGAAGGGCCTCGGGACGCTCATGATCGAGGAGCTGATCAATATTGCCAAGAGGGCAGGCCTTGAAATTCTTGTTGCCGAGATCATGGGGGGTCAGACGGTTGCGCTGAGCATCCTCAAGCGGTTGGGATTCGAACGAGAGGCAGTCTTCTACAACTATGTCAAAGACCAAACAGGAGAGGAACACGACCTCGTCGTCATGATGAAGAACCTGCAGATTGAGCCGGCCATGGTTCCCTTTTGA